One Massilia sp. 9096 genomic window carries:
- the motB gene encoding flagellar motor protein MotB encodes MADDGQKPIIVKRIKKGGHGHHGGAWKIAYADFVTAMMAFFLLMWLLGSTTKGDMEGIASYFKTPLKVAMQGGSGSGDSASILQGGGQDLTRRNGQVKKGDTPADKKTYDLKAARAALEHEEAERLAKLKQKIESTIDANPQLKKYKSQLLLDVTNEGLRIQIVDEKSRPMFSSASAELQPYTRDILDVLGLVLNDVPNKISLSGHTDSTPYSTQAGYSNWELSADRANASRREMIHGGLSEDKILRVVGLASAANLDVKDPFNPINRRISILVMNKRTEQSVQRDGSGLDVSGDDPDAAAKAVAGATGGGVAPPVGSGQTPQASTEKP; translated from the coding sequence ATGGCGGACGACGGCCAGAAGCCCATTATCGTCAAGCGCATCAAGAAGGGCGGCCATGGCCATCATGGCGGCGCCTGGAAGATCGCGTACGCCGACTTCGTGACGGCGATGATGGCCTTCTTCCTGCTCATGTGGCTGCTCGGCTCGACCACCAAGGGTGACATGGAAGGCATCGCCAGCTACTTCAAGACGCCGCTCAAGGTCGCCATGCAGGGCGGCTCGGGCAGCGGCGACAGTGCTTCGATCCTGCAGGGCGGCGGCCAGGACCTGACGCGCCGCAACGGCCAGGTCAAGAAAGGCGACACCCCGGCCGACAAGAAGACCTACGACCTGAAGGCCGCGCGCGCCGCCCTCGAGCACGAGGAAGCCGAGCGCCTGGCCAAGCTCAAGCAGAAGATCGAGTCGACCATCGACGCCAATCCGCAGCTGAAAAAGTACAAGAGCCAGCTGCTGCTGGACGTCACCAACGAAGGCTTGCGCATCCAGATCGTCGACGAGAAGAGCCGGCCGATGTTCTCCAGCGCCAGCGCCGAGCTGCAGCCGTACACGCGCGACATCCTCGACGTGCTCGGGCTGGTGCTGAACGACGTGCCTAACAAGATCAGCCTGTCCGGCCACACCGATTCGACGCCGTATTCGACCCAGGCCGGCTACAGCAACTGGGAACTGTCGGCCGACCGCGCCAACGCCTCGCGCCGCGAGATGATCCACGGCGGCCTGTCCGAGGACAAGATCCTGCGCGTGGTCGGGCTGGCCTCGGCCGCCAACCTGGACGTCAAGGACCCGTTCAACCCGATCAACCGGCGCATCAGCATCCTGGTGATGAACAAGCGCACCGAGCAATCGGTACAGCGCGACGGCAGCGGCCTGGACGTGTCGGGCGACGATCCGGATGCGGCGGCCAAGGCGGTCGCAGGGGCAACCGGAGGCGGGGTGGCGCCTCCGGTTGGGAGCGGGCAGACGCCGCAGGCGTCTACGGAAAAGCCATAG
- the motA gene encoding flagellar motor stator protein MotA, producing MFVIVGYIVVMASVFGGFAMAGGHLAALWQPLELVMIFGAAIGAFFVGNTPKAVKATMGALPTLFKGSKYTRDMYMELMSLLFDVLSKVRKEGLMSIEGDIESPEQSPVFSKYPLVLADHHIIEFIADYLRLMVSGNMDAFQIENLMDNEIETHHVEGHVPASCINKLADGLPAFGIVAAVMGVVHTMESVGAPPAELGMLIAHALVGTFLGILLAYGFVGPLGALLEQKLEESSKMFQTVKVTLLASLNGYAPALSVEFGRKVLYSTERPTFAELEDHIKKAKSK from the coding sequence GTGTTTGTTATAGTTGGTTACATCGTCGTCATGGCATCGGTATTCGGTGGTTTCGCCATGGCGGGCGGGCACCTGGCCGCACTGTGGCAGCCGCTCGAACTGGTGATGATTTTCGGCGCCGCGATCGGCGCCTTCTTCGTCGGTAACACCCCGAAGGCGGTGAAAGCCACCATGGGCGCGCTGCCGACGCTGTTCAAGGGTTCCAAATACACCCGCGACATGTACATGGAACTGATGTCGCTGCTGTTCGACGTGCTGTCCAAGGTGCGCAAGGAAGGCCTGATGTCGATCGAAGGCGACATCGAAAGCCCGGAGCAGAGCCCGGTGTTCTCGAAATACCCGCTGGTGCTGGCCGACCACCACATCATCGAATTCATTGCCGACTACCTGCGCCTGATGGTGTCGGGGAACATGGACGCCTTCCAGATCGAGAACCTGATGGACAACGAGATCGAGACCCACCACGTCGAAGGCCACGTCCCCGCGTCCTGCATCAACAAGCTGGCGGACGGCTTGCCGGCGTTCGGCATCGTCGCCGCGGTGATGGGCGTGGTGCACACGATGGAATCGGTGGGCGCGCCGCCGGCCGAGCTGGGCATGCTGATCGCGCACGCGCTGGTCGGCACCTTCCTGGGCATCCTGCTGGCCTACGGCTTCGTCGGTCCGCTCGGCGCGCTGCTGGAGCAGAAGCTGGAAGAGTCGAGCAAGATGTTCCAGACCGTGAAAGTGACGCTGCTGGCCAGCCTGAACGGCTATGCCCCGGCGCTGTCGGTGGAATTCGGCCGCAAGGTGCTGTACTCGACCGAGCGTCCGACCTTTGCCGAACTCGAAGACCACATCAAGAAAGCGAAGAGCAAGTAA
- a CDS encoding cyclopropane-fatty-acyl-phospholipid synthase family protein: MTGPAPRRLWHAFARQILQAPALRALLGQIAAFPLTLASTWCLARAGAGMGYLEVALLQGGWAALLAWRMALAPWWRAIQFLFPPALLLARGMADAAALPPAVFLGVFVVLLLIFWSTFRTQVPLFLSGREAWDLVAGLLPPRPLAVIDIGSGVGGLVLELARLRPDCDVTGIELAPLPWLAARVRAALGGSRARFLRGDYERLNLGHYDVVFAYLSPAAMSALWRKAQAEMKPGSLLLSYEFVIAERAPDRRFVTTNTGKTLFVWHI; encoded by the coding sequence ATGACCGGGCCTGCCCCGCGCCGCTTGTGGCATGCGTTCGCGCGCCAGATCCTGCAAGCGCCGGCGCTGCGCGCGCTGCTCGGCCAGATCGCCGCCTTCCCGCTAACCCTGGCCTCGACCTGGTGCCTGGCGCGCGCCGGCGCCGGCATGGGCTACCTGGAAGTCGCGCTGCTGCAGGGTGGCTGGGCCGCGCTGCTGGCCTGGCGCATGGCGCTGGCGCCGTGGTGGCGCGCGATCCAGTTCCTGTTCCCGCCCGCGCTGCTGCTGGCGCGCGGCATGGCCGACGCCGCCGCCTTGCCACCCGCCGTGTTCCTGGGCGTGTTCGTCGTCCTCCTGCTGATCTTCTGGTCAACCTTCCGCACCCAGGTGCCTTTGTTCCTGTCCGGGCGCGAAGCCTGGGACCTGGTCGCCGGCCTGTTGCCGCCGCGGCCGCTGGCGGTGATCGACATCGGCAGCGGCGTGGGCGGGCTGGTGCTCGAGCTGGCGCGCTTGCGCCCCGACTGCGACGTCACCGGGATCGAACTGGCGCCGCTGCCCTGGCTCGCTGCGCGCGTGCGCGCCGCGCTGGGCGGTTCGCGCGCGCGTTTCCTGCGCGGCGACTACGAGCGTTTGAATCTCGGTCACTACGACGTGGTGTTCGCCTACCTGTCGCCGGCCGCGATGAGCGCCCTCTGGCGCAAGGCCCAGGCCGAGATGAAACCCGGCAGCCTGCTTCTCAGTTACGAATTCGTCATCGCCGAACGCGCCCCCGACCGTCGCTTTGTAACTACGAATACCGGCAAAACGCTCTTCGTCTGGCACATTTGA
- the flhC gene encoding flagellar transcriptional regulator FlhC: MSKKSVVSEAQEIQLAIELIQLGARLQLLESEVSLSRERLIKLYKELKGMSPPKGMLPFSTDWFLTWQPNIHASLYINIYKFLVEHAGANGIEAVMKAYKLYLEQMPPEAGEEPLLSLTRAWTLVRFFQGNMLMLAGCSKCHGKYVVNALDLNAGYQCGLCNMPSRAGKTRKAKDAAALAAA; this comes from the coding sequence ATGAGCAAGAAAAGCGTCGTGTCGGAAGCCCAGGAAATCCAGCTGGCCATCGAGCTGATCCAGCTGGGCGCCCGTCTCCAGCTGCTCGAGAGCGAAGTCTCGCTGTCGCGCGAACGCCTGATCAAGCTGTACAAGGAACTCAAGGGCATGTCGCCGCCGAAGGGCATGCTGCCGTTCTCGACCGACTGGTTCCTGACCTGGCAGCCGAACATCCACGCTTCGCTGTACATCAACATCTACAAGTTCCTGGTCGAGCACGCCGGCGCCAACGGCATCGAAGCCGTGATGAAGGCCTATAAACTCTACCTCGAGCAAATGCCGCCGGAAGCGGGCGAAGAGCCGCTGCTGTCGCTGACGCGCGCCTGGACCCTGGTGCGTTTCTTCCAGGGCAATATGCTGATGCTGGCCGGCTGCTCCAAGTGCCACGGCAAGTACGTGGTCAACGCCCTCGACCTGAACGCCGGCTACCAGTGCGGCCTGTGCAACATGCCTTCGCGCGCCGGCAAGACCCGCAAGGCCAAGGACGCCGCCGCGCTGGCCGCCGCCTGA
- the flhD gene encoding flagellar transcriptional regulator FlhD, protein MTVNDMMAEIRDANLSYLMLAQQMIRADKVTAIFRLGISADIADLIEGMSNAQILKLAGGNMMLARFRFDDSAILSMLTSHSKDRALAQSHAAILMAGQPAEEIA, encoded by the coding sequence ATGACTGTGAACGACATGATGGCTGAAATTCGTGATGCGAACCTGAGCTACCTGATGCTCGCCCAGCAGATGATTCGCGCCGACAAAGTTACCGCGATCTTCCGCCTGGGTATCTCGGCGGACATCGCCGACCTGATCGAAGGCATGAGCAATGCCCAGATCCTGAAACTCGCCGGCGGCAACATGATGCTGGCCCGCTTCCGCTTCGACGACAGCGCCATCCTGTCGATGCTGACCAGCCACAGCAAGGACCGCGCCCTGGCCCAGTCGCACGCCGCGATCCTGATGGCCGGCCAGCCGGCCGAAGAAATCGCTTAA
- the kynU gene encoding kynureninase — MTATRPPALSATSLAVAATRDDCLALDARDPLASLRERFDLPDGVIYLDGNSLGARPRAALARAQEVVAREWGRDLIKSWNTAGWFEMPKRLGDRLAPLIGARPGEVAVTDTTSLNLFKALAAALAMQAERSPGRKTIVTERGNFPTDIYMADGLARWLDRGYRVRLVEDLDKLEAAVDADCAVLMLTHVNYRTGRQHDMAALTRHAHANGALAVWDLAHSAGAVPLDLHAAGADFAVGCTYKYLNGGPGAPAFIWVPQHHQAAFRHPLTGWWSHAAPFAMSHGFEAADGIGRALCGTQPVVSLALVECGLEVFEATGMEAIRAKSLQLTDLFIALVEARCAAHPLGLVTPREHERRGSHVSFTHPHGYAVMQALIERGVIGDYREPAIMRFGFTPLYTRFVDVWDAVEVLRDILDNETYDKNATRSAVT; from the coding sequence ATGACCGCTACCCGCCCTCCCGCCCTCTCCGCCACCTCCCTTGCCGTTGCCGCCACGCGCGACGACTGCCTGGCGCTCGACGCCCGCGATCCGCTCGCCTCGCTGCGCGAACGCTTCGACCTGCCCGACGGCGTGATCTACCTGGACGGCAATTCGCTGGGCGCCCGCCCGCGCGCCGCGCTCGCGCGCGCACAGGAGGTGGTGGCGCGCGAATGGGGCCGCGACCTGATCAAGAGCTGGAACACGGCCGGCTGGTTCGAGATGCCCAAGCGCCTGGGTGACCGCCTGGCCCCGCTCATCGGCGCGCGCCCGGGCGAAGTCGCGGTAACGGACACCACGTCGCTGAACCTGTTCAAGGCCCTGGCCGCCGCGCTGGCGATGCAAGCCGAGCGCAGCCCCGGGCGCAAGACCATCGTCACCGAGCGCGGCAACTTCCCGACCGATATCTATATGGCGGACGGCCTGGCGCGCTGGCTCGACCGCGGCTATCGCGTGCGCCTGGTCGAAGACCTCGACAAGCTGGAAGCGGCGGTCGACGCCGACTGCGCCGTGCTGATGCTGACCCACGTGAATTACCGCACCGGGCGCCAGCACGACATGGCCGCCCTGACGCGCCATGCCCACGCCAACGGTGCGCTCGCCGTATGGGACCTGGCTCACTCGGCCGGGGCGGTGCCGCTCGACCTGCATGCGGCAGGCGCGGACTTCGCGGTCGGCTGCACCTATAAATACCTGAACGGCGGCCCCGGCGCGCCGGCCTTCATCTGGGTGCCGCAGCATCACCAGGCCGCGTTCCGCCATCCTCTGACCGGCTGGTGGAGCCACGCGGCGCCGTTCGCGATGTCGCACGGCTTCGAAGCGGCCGACGGCATCGGGCGCGCGCTGTGCGGCACCCAGCCGGTCGTGTCGCTGGCGCTGGTCGAGTGCGGGCTGGAGGTGTTCGAGGCCACCGGCATGGAGGCGATCCGCGCCAAGTCGCTGCAGCTGACCGACCTGTTCATCGCCCTGGTCGAGGCGCGCTGCGCGGCCCATCCGCTCGGCCTGGTGACGCCGCGCGAGCACGAGCGGCGCGGCAGCCACGTCAGCTTCACGCATCCGCACGGCTATGCGGTGATGCAGGCGCTGATCGAGCGCGGCGTGATCGGCGACTACCGCGAGCCGGCCATCATGCGCTTCGGCTTCACGCCGCTGTACACGCGCTTCGTCGACGTCTGGGACGCGGTCGAGGTATTGCGCGACATCCTCGACAACGAGACCTACGACAAGAACGCCACACGCAGCGCAGTGACCTGA
- the kynA gene encoding tryptophan 2,3-dioxygenase: protein MNDEPKDPRWHGAQMDFSASMSYGDYLGLDQILSAQHPRSPNHNEMLFIVQHQTSELWIKLMLHELQAVRAHVRADDLAPAFKMLARVARIMDQLVHAWDVLATMTPPEYSAIRPYLASSSGFQSFQYRELEFILGNKNPSMLAVHQATPAQHALLARELHAPSIYDEAVRLLARSGFAIAQARLDADPTRPTVHDDSVQAAWLAVYRDPEHHWALYELAEKLVDLETAFRFWRFRHVSTVERIIGFKSGTGGTAGVSYLRKMLDVVLFPELFALRTAL from the coding sequence ATGAACGACGAACCCAAAGACCCACGATGGCACGGCGCGCAGATGGACTTCAGCGCGTCCATGAGCTATGGCGACTATCTCGGCCTGGACCAGATCCTGTCGGCCCAGCATCCGCGCTCGCCCAACCACAACGAAATGCTGTTCATCGTCCAGCACCAGACGAGCGAGCTGTGGATCAAGCTGATGCTGCACGAATTGCAGGCGGTGCGCGCGCACGTGCGCGCCGACGACCTGGCGCCCGCCTTCAAGATGCTGGCGCGCGTGGCGCGCATCATGGACCAGCTGGTGCACGCCTGGGACGTGCTGGCGACCATGACCCCGCCCGAATATTCGGCGATCCGGCCCTACCTGGCCTCGTCCTCGGGCTTCCAGTCGTTCCAGTACCGCGAGCTCGAATTCATCCTCGGTAACAAGAACCCCAGCATGCTGGCGGTGCACCAGGCCACGCCGGCGCAGCACGCGCTCCTGGCCCGCGAGCTGCACGCACCCTCGATCTACGACGAGGCGGTGCGGCTGCTGGCGCGCTCGGGCTTCGCGATCGCGCAGGCGCGCCTGGACGCCGATCCGACCCGGCCGACCGTGCACGACGACTCGGTGCAGGCGGCCTGGCTGGCCGTCTACCGCGATCCCGAGCACCACTGGGCGCTGTACGAACTGGCCGAAAAGCTGGTCGACCTGGAAACAGCGTTCCGCTTCTGGCGCTTCCGCCACGTGTCGACGGTCGAGCGCATCATCGGCTTCAAGAGCGGCACCGGCGGCACCGCGGGCGTGAGCTACCTGCGCAAGATGCTGGATGTCGTGCTGTTTCCGGAGCTGTTCGCGCTGCGCACGGCGCTGTAG
- a CDS encoding alpha/beta hydrolase: MKCDILIVSGLWNSGPQHWQTLWQQKYPAWTKAQHRDWNQPQRDEWVAELDAAIAACNGRPILVAHSLGCMAVVQWARTASHLNVAGAFLVAPSDVEAASYPVDPNAFAPVPMAPLPFPSIVVASTDDQYATLERSHAFARAWGSQLVEIGDAGHINGDSGYGAWPEGEAMLEEFCRELQP; encoded by the coding sequence ATGAAGTGCGACATCCTCATCGTGTCCGGCCTGTGGAACTCGGGCCCGCAACACTGGCAGACCCTGTGGCAGCAAAAATACCCGGCCTGGACCAAGGCCCAGCACCGTGACTGGAACCAGCCGCAGCGCGACGAATGGGTGGCCGAGCTGGACGCCGCGATCGCCGCCTGCAACGGCCGGCCGATCCTGGTCGCGCACAGCCTGGGCTGCATGGCGGTCGTGCAGTGGGCACGGACGGCGTCGCACCTGAACGTGGCCGGCGCCTTCCTGGTCGCGCCGAGCGACGTCGAGGCCGCGTCCTACCCGGTCGATCCGAACGCGTTTGCCCCGGTGCCGATGGCGCCGCTGCCCTTCCCCTCCATCGTCGTGGCCAGCACGGACGACCAATACGCCACGCTGGAGCGCTCGCACGCCTTCGCGCGCGCGTGGGGCAGCCAGCTGGTCGAGATTGGCGACGCCGGCCACATCAACGGCGACAGCGGCTACGGCGCGTGGCCCGAAGGCGAAGCGATGCTGGAAGAATTCTGCCGCGAGTTGCAGCCCTAG
- a CDS encoding LysR family transcriptional regulator yields the protein MIGSLTLDQLRVLVTIVDSGSFSAAGRKLGRVQSAISQAIATLEEVQGVTLFERDGRRPRLTDTGRVLADQARLVLASAARFESVAAGTRTGLEPELVIAIDPLAPTEPLIASLAALSATFPSLPVRFSTEGLGGSLRRLRSGDAALGICLLLPAVPDDLEAYPLLRVGMRAVVAPGHQLAALERPATQADLAPHVQLVLSDPVDPGAGNYGLASARLWRFVDLARRLDFLLAGFGWCRMPDHLVAGLVDAGKLVAFTIEDDPTPREGLTIHAAHPRQRPLGRAGRWLLDDLRRRLAADAQA from the coding sequence ATGATCGGAAGCCTGACCCTGGACCAGCTGCGCGTACTGGTGACGATCGTCGACAGCGGTAGTTTTTCGGCGGCCGGCCGCAAACTGGGGCGGGTGCAATCGGCCATCAGCCAGGCCATCGCCACGCTCGAGGAGGTGCAGGGGGTGACGCTGTTCGAGCGCGACGGTCGACGCCCGCGCCTGACCGACACCGGCCGCGTTCTGGCTGACCAGGCCCGTCTTGTGCTGGCCAGTGCCGCGCGCTTCGAGTCGGTGGCCGCCGGCACGCGCACTGGCCTGGAGCCCGAGCTGGTGATTGCGATCGACCCGCTGGCGCCGACCGAGCCCCTGATCGCCAGCCTGGCTGCCCTGAGCGCCACGTTTCCCAGCCTGCCGGTCAGGTTCTCGACCGAAGGACTGGGCGGCTCGCTGCGGCGCCTGCGCAGCGGCGACGCGGCGCTCGGCATCTGCCTGCTGCTGCCTGCGGTACCGGACGATCTCGAAGCGTATCCATTGCTGCGCGTCGGCATGCGCGCCGTGGTGGCGCCCGGCCATCAGCTGGCTGCGCTGGAACGGCCGGCCACGCAGGCCGACCTTGCGCCCCATGTGCAGCTGGTGCTGTCGGACCCGGTCGATCCCGGCGCCGGCAACTACGGCCTGGCGAGCGCGCGTCTGTGGCGTTTCGTCGATCTGGCGCGGCGCCTCGACTTCCTGCTGGCCGGATTCGGCTGGTGCCGCATGCCGGATCACCTGGTCGCCGGCCTGGTCGATGCCGGCAAGCTGGTCGCATTCACGATCGAAGACGACCCGACGCCGCGCGAAGGCTTGACGATCCACGCCGCGCACCCGCGCCAGCGGCCGCTCGGGCGCGCCGGCCGCTGGCTCCTCGACGACCTGCGGCGCCGGTTGGCGGCCGACGCACAAGCCTAG
- a CDS encoding FMN-dependent NADH-azoreductase produces MTTLLVVETSPRGAQSISRNMTRRFVKEWRAAHPGGNVVERDLATTSLRFVDAPWLQAYFTPPADHSSAMKDELRLSDVLVAELLAADHVAIATPVYNYNVPAALKAWIDHVVRKGLTLGFDGKGLLTGKRATLLVASGGVYTEGSPIRERDIATRYLQLILNVLGIGDVDVVAGGGAKAVDLGEQTMDGFVDRLAPALAQAARADQA; encoded by the coding sequence ATGACAACTCTTTTGGTCGTGGAGACCAGTCCACGCGGCGCGCAGTCGATCTCGCGCAACATGACTCGGCGTTTCGTCAAGGAGTGGCGCGCCGCCCATCCCGGCGGCAACGTCGTCGAACGCGACCTGGCAACGACGAGCCTGCGTTTCGTGGATGCGCCATGGCTGCAGGCCTACTTCACGCCGCCGGCCGACCACAGCAGCGCGATGAAGGACGAATTGCGGCTGTCGGACGTGCTGGTGGCCGAGCTGCTGGCCGCCGACCACGTCGCGATCGCCACCCCAGTCTACAACTACAATGTGCCGGCCGCGCTCAAAGCGTGGATCGACCACGTGGTGCGCAAGGGCCTGACGCTCGGCTTCGACGGCAAGGGCCTGTTGACGGGCAAGCGCGCAACCCTGCTGGTCGCCTCGGGCGGCGTGTACACCGAGGGCTCGCCGATCCGCGAGCGCGACATCGCCACCCGCTACCTGCAGCTGATCTTGAATGTGCTCGGCATCGGCGACGTGGACGTGGTGGCGGGCGGCGGCGCCAAGGCGGTCGACCTGGGCGAGCAGACCATGGACGGGTTCGTGGACCGTCTGGCGCCGGCGCTCGCACAGGCCGCGCGGGCGGATCAGGCGTAG
- the htpG gene encoding molecular chaperone HtpG: MAVAEKETLGFQAEVKQLLQLMIHSLYSNKEIFLRELISNASDAADKLRFEAINNDALYGDDHELKIKVAFDKAANTVTISDNGIGMSRDEVISHLGTIAKSGTKEFFGKLSGDQQADAALIGQFGVGFYSAFIVADRVTVETRRAGAPASEGVRWESGGEGDYTVEAIDKPTRGTDIILHLREGEDELLSSWKLKSIIRKYSDHISLPIVMQKEEWDAEKNENVVKDEFETVNQASALWARSKSDITPEQYEEFYKHISHDFQAPLTYTHNRVEGRSEYTQLLYIPSAAPFDLWDRNKRGGIKLYVKRVFIMDDAEQLMPVYLRFVKGVIDSSDLPLNVSREILQESRDVRVIREGSTKRVLSMLEELANSDEQAEKDKYVTFWKEFGQVLKEGIGEDSTNKERIAKLLRFASTHGDSAEQTVSFADYVARMKEGQDKIYYVTADSYTAAKNSPHLEIFRKKGVEVLLLTDRVDEWMLSFLNDFDGKELVSVAKGGLDLGKLEDEAEKKEHEETETQYKDLVEQMKGALADKAKDVRVTFRLTDSPACLVADENELSANLVRMLKAAGQSAPDSKPILEINPNHPLVTRLKYEDANSGRFADWANILFDQAMLAEGGSLADPAAFVKRMNEMLLATAR, encoded by the coding sequence ATGGCTGTCGCCGAAAAAGAAACCCTTGGCTTCCAAGCAGAAGTAAAACAGCTGCTGCAACTGATGATTCACTCCTTGTACTCGAACAAGGAAATCTTCCTGCGCGAACTGATCTCGAACGCGTCCGACGCGGCCGACAAGCTGCGCTTCGAAGCGATCAACAACGACGCCCTGTACGGCGACGACCACGAACTCAAGATCAAGGTCGCGTTCGACAAGGCGGCCAACACCGTCACCATCTCCGACAACGGCATCGGCATGAGCCGCGACGAGGTGATCTCGCACCTGGGCACGATCGCCAAGTCGGGCACCAAGGAATTCTTCGGCAAGCTGTCGGGCGATCAGCAGGCCGACGCCGCGCTGATCGGCCAGTTCGGCGTGGGCTTCTACTCGGCCTTCATCGTCGCCGACCGCGTCACCGTCGAGACCCGCCGCGCCGGCGCGCCGGCCAGCGAAGGCGTGCGCTGGGAGTCGGGCGGCGAGGGCGACTACACCGTCGAGGCGATCGACAAGCCGACCCGCGGCACCGACATCATCCTGCACCTGCGCGAAGGCGAGGACGAGCTGCTCTCCAGCTGGAAGCTCAAGTCCATCATCCGCAAGTACTCGGACCATATCTCGCTGCCGATCGTGATGCAGAAGGAAGAGTGGGACGCCGAGAAGAACGAAAACGTCGTGAAGGACGAATTCGAGACGGTCAACCAGGCCAGCGCGCTGTGGGCCCGCTCCAAATCCGACATCACCCCGGAACAGTACGAAGAGTTCTACAAGCACATCTCGCACGACTTCCAGGCGCCGCTGACCTATACCCACAACCGCGTCGAAGGCCGCAGCGAATACACCCAGCTGCTGTACATCCCGAGCGCCGCGCCGTTCGACCTGTGGGACCGCAACAAGCGCGGCGGCATCAAGCTGTATGTCAAGCGTGTATTCATCATGGACGACGCCGAGCAGCTGATGCCGGTCTACCTGCGCTTCGTGAAAGGCGTGATCGACTCGAGCGACCTGCCGCTGAACGTCTCGCGCGAGATCCTGCAGGAATCGCGCGACGTGCGCGTGATCCGCGAAGGCTCGACCAAGCGCGTGCTGTCGATGCTGGAAGAATTGGCCAACTCGGACGAGCAGGCCGAAAAAGACAAGTACGTCACCTTCTGGAAGGAATTCGGCCAGGTGCTCAAGGAAGGCATCGGCGAGGATTCGACCAACAAGGAGCGCATCGCCAAGCTGCTGCGTTTCGCCTCGACCCACGGCGATTCGGCCGAGCAGACTGTCTCGTTCGCCGACTACGTGGCGCGCATGAAGGAAGGCCAGGACAAGATCTATTACGTCACGGCCGACAGCTACACCGCAGCCAAGAACAGCCCGCACCTGGAAATCTTCCGCAAGAAGGGCGTCGAAGTGCTGCTGCTGACCGACCGCGTCGACGAGTGGATGCTGTCCTTCCTGAACGACTTCGACGGCAAGGAACTGGTCTCGGTGGCCAAGGGCGGCCTCGACCTGGGCAAGCTCGAAGACGAAGCCGAGAAAAAGGAACACGAAGAGACCGAAACGCAGTACAAGGACCTGGTCGAGCAGATGAAGGGCGCGCTGGCGGATAAAGCCAAGGACGTGCGCGTGACCTTCCGCCTGACCGACTCGCCGGCCTGCCTGGTGGCGGACGAGAACGAGCTGTCGGCCAACCTGGTGCGCATGCTCAAGGCCGCCGGCCAGAGCGCGCCGGACAGCAAGCCGATCCTCGAGATCAACCCGAACCACCCGCTGGTGACGCGCCTGAAGTACGAAGACGCCAACAGCGGCCGTTTCGCCGACTGGGCCAACATCCTGTTCGACCAGGCCATGCTGGCCGAGGGCGGCAGCCTGGCCGACCCGGCGGCCTTCGTCAAGCGCATGAACGAGATGCTGCTGGCGACTGCCAGGTAA
- a CDS encoding VOC family protein codes for MQQASRSSVHPIPEGYHSVTPHLVCAGAAQAIAFYTQAFGAVELGRMATPDGRIAHAEIRIGDARIMLADHFPEYGSRDPLALQGTPVYLHLYVPDADAAWDQAIAAGAAPTMPLADAFWGDRYGQVQDPFGHRWSIAMRQREVSIDEMQQAMAAMAGGQP; via the coding sequence ATGCAACAAGCATCCCGGTCCTCGGTGCATCCGATTCCCGAGGGCTATCACAGCGTCACCCCGCACCTGGTCTGCGCCGGCGCCGCCCAGGCCATCGCGTTTTATACGCAAGCGTTCGGGGCGGTCGAACTCGGCCGCATGGCCACGCCCGACGGCCGTATCGCGCATGCCGAAATCCGCATCGGCGATGCGCGCATCATGCTGGCCGACCATTTTCCCGAATACGGTTCGCGCGATCCGCTCGCGCTGCAGGGCACGCCGGTCTACCTGCACCTGTACGTGCCCGACGCCGACGCGGCCTGGGACCAGGCCATCGCCGCCGGCGCCGCGCCAACCATGCCGCTGGCCGACGCCTTCTGGGGCGACCGCTACGGCCAGGTGCAGGATCCGTTCGGGCACCGCTGGTCGATCGCCATGCGCCAGCGCGAAGTTTCCATCGACGAGATGCAGCAAGCCATGGCCGCCATGGCGGGAGGACAACCATGA
- a CDS encoding YciI family protein codes for MKFIVILKGNAEYEAGAMPGEALIAAMTRFNEEMAQAGILRAAEGLFPSARGARIRIDGDGDGDERSMARGPFDDAGALMAGFWVIDVATLDEAIDWMQRCPHPFEKGAAEIEIRQLFSGDDFGEAFTPDLRAREQQLRSQVDAP; via the coding sequence ATGAAATTCATCGTCATATTAAAAGGCAATGCCGAGTACGAGGCCGGCGCCATGCCGGGCGAAGCGCTGATCGCCGCCATGACGCGCTTCAACGAAGAGATGGCCCAGGCCGGCATCCTGCGCGCGGCCGAGGGCCTGTTCCCGAGCGCCCGGGGCGCGCGCATCCGCATCGACGGCGACGGCGACGGCGACGAGCGCAGCATGGCGCGCGGCCCCTTCGACGATGCGGGCGCGCTGATGGCCGGGTTCTGGGTGATCGACGTCGCCACGCTCGACGAAGCGATCGACTGGATGCAGCGCTGCCCGCATCCGTTCGAAAAAGGCGCGGCCGAGATCGAAATCCGCCAACTGTTTTCGGGCGACGATTTCGGCGAGGCGTTCACGCCCGACCTGCGCGCGCGCGAGCAACAGTTGCGCAGCCAGGTCGATGCGCCCTGA